In a genomic window of Molothrus ater isolate BHLD 08-10-18 breed brown headed cowbird chromosome 17, BPBGC_Mater_1.1, whole genome shotgun sequence:
- the TSHZ2 gene encoding teashirt homolog 2 isoform X1 — MPRRKQQAPKRAAGYVQEEDIKEEEDIKEEEEDDDDNNSTAQLQSSNDTGTDEEHEVGPEQKGNFSFQNSPVSHISNQDAENESLLSDSSDHVADIKNICSREPQDPKSSAHPKAQSEAHDCMDKMTAVYANILSDSYWTGLGLGFKLSNSEKRSCDNRNGGNKADFDWHQDALSKSLQQNLPSRPVSKPNLFSSVQLYRQSSKMCGTVFTGASRFRCRQCSAAYDTLVELTVHMNETGHYQDDNHKKDKHRPTSYSKPRKRAFQDMDKEDAQKVLKCMFCGDSFDSLQDLSVHMIKTKHYQKVPLKEPVPTISSKMVTPAKKRVFDVNRPCSPDSTTGSFSDTFSPQKNANLQLSSNNRYGYQNGASYTWQFEACKSQILKCMECGSSHDTLQQLTTHMMVTGHFLKVTSSASKKGKQLVLDPLAVEKMQSLSEAPASDSPVSKSTSKSSAECIGPASELKKESKKDKTDDANKDEKAMKTEEYEDTLQKPLDPTMKYQYLREEDLEDGSKGGGDILKSLENTVTTAINKAQNGAPSWSAYPSIHAAYQLSEGAKPSLPVGSQVLQIRPTMTNKLRPIAPKWKVMPLVPISANVSQCTQVKKEAEEKEEVHKDYAKESVQAEPASLSQSEREPLLKAEASVEPKKTEPCPLKEEDKIKEDSGKEKPVLKEPPAASLSNGCAAANHSSELPCVNPLSALQSVLNNHLGKATEPLQPQSNCSPSSSTISMFHKPNLNMMEKPVLSPAPTPPKPASVSRHYLFENNDQPIDLTKSKGKKAESAQAQSCTSPPQKHALSDIADMVKVLPKATTPKPAASSRIPSMKLEIDVRRFEDVSTEVSTLHKRKGRQSNWNPQHLLILQAQFASSLFQTSEGKYLLSDLGPQERMQISKFTGLSMTTISHWLANVKYQLRKTGGTKFLKNMDKGHPVFYCSDCASQFRTPSTYISHLESHLGFQMKDMNRLAVEQQTKVEQEISRVSVQRSPETIAGEEDTDSKFKCKLCCRTFASKHAVKLHLSKTHSKSPEHHSQFVAEVDEE, encoded by the coding sequence GTTATGTCCAAGAGGAAGATataaaggaagaggaagatataaaggaggaggaagaagatgacGATGACAACAACTCcactgctcagctgcagagcagcaatgaCACTGGCACGGATGAGGAGCACGAAGTGGGTCCTGAGCAGAAAGGGAACTTTAGTTTCCAGAATTCCCCTGTCAGTCACATATCCAACCAGGACGCAGAGAACGAATCGCTGCTGAGTGACAGTAGTGACCATGTGGCAGATATCAAAAACATCTGCTCCAGGGAGCCCCAGGACCCCAAAAGCAGCGCCCACCCCAAAGCCCAGAGCGAAGCACACGATTGCATGGATAAAATGACAGCAGTCTATGCCAACATCCTGTCGGACTCTTACTGGACAGGCTTGGGGCTGGGTTTCAAGTTGTCCAACTCTGAAAAGAGGAGTTGCGACAACAGGAACGGAGGGAACAAAGCTGATTTCGATTGGCACCAAGACGCACTGTCCAAAAGCCTGCAGCAGAATTTACCTTCCAGGCCTGTCTCCAAGCCCAACCTGTTCAGCTCAGTGCAGCTCtacaggcagagcagcaaaatgTGCGGGACTGTGTTCACGGGCGCCAGCCGGTTCCGCTGCCGGCAGTGCAGCGCTGCCTACGACACCCTGGTAGAGCTCACGGTCCACATGAACGAGACAGGCCACTACCAGGATGACAACCACAAAAAGGACAAGCACAGACCTACCAGCTACTCCAAGCCCCGGAAAAGGGCCTTCCAGGACATGGACAAGGAAGATGCACAAAAAGTTCTGAAGTGTATGTTCTGTGGTGACTCTTTTGATTCCCTTCAAGATCTGAGTGTTCATatgataaaaacaaaacattacCAAAAAGTGCCTTTGAAGGAGCCGGTACCAACCATTTCTTCAAAAATGGTCACTCCAGCCAAGAAACGTGTGTTTGATGTGAACAGGCCTTGCTCCCCCGACTCCACAACAGGGTCTTTCTCAGACACCTTCTCTCCCCAGAAGAACGCGAACCTGCAGCTCTCCTCCAACAATCGCTACGGGTACCAGAACGGGGCCAGCTACACCTGGCAGTTCGAGGCCTGCAAATCCCAGATTTTGAAGTGTATGGAATGTGGAAGCTCCCATGATACCTTGCAGCAGCTCACAACCCATATGATGGTCACTGGCCATTTCTTGAAAGTCACAAGTTCAGcttcaaagaaaggaaagcaactTGTTCTGGATCCTTTAGCTGTGGAAAAAATGCAGTCGCTGTCTGAAGCACCAGCCAGTGACAGCCCTGTTTCAAAATCAACCAGTAAATCATCTGCAGAATGCATAGGTCCTGCTTCTgaacttaaaaaagaaagtaaaaaagataaaactgaTGATGCAAACAAAGATGAGAAAGCAATGAAAACTGAGGAGTACGAAGACACTCTTCAGAAACCCCTGGATCCCACAATGAAATATCAGTACCTCCGAGAAGAAGATTTAGAAGATGGTTCAAAGGGCGGTGGGGACATTTTAAAGTCCTTGGAGAACACTGTCACGACAGCCATCAATAAAGCTCAGAACGGAGCTCCCAGCTGGAGTGCATATCCCAGCATCCACGCAGCTTACCAGCTCTCCGAGGGAGCCAAGCCGTCCCTGCCTGTGGGATCCCAGGTGCTCCAAATCAGGCCAACCATGACCAATAAATTGAGGCCCATAGCACCCAAGTGGAAGGTGATGCCTCTGGTCCCTATCTCAGCAAACGTGAGCCAGTGCACTCAAGTGAAGAAGGAggctgaggagaaggaggaggtaCATAAGGACTATGCTAAGGAGAGTGTCCAGGCTGAGCCGGCCTCACTCAGCCAGAGTGAGAGGGAACCTCTCCTCAAAGCTGAAGCCTCTGTGGAGCCAAAAAAGACAGAACCGTGTCCCTTGAAAGAAGAAGACAAAATTAAAGAGgacagtggaaaagaaaagccagtCCTCAAGGAGCCACCAGCAGCTTCTCTCAGTAATGGTTGTGCTGCTGCCAACCATTCCTCGGAGCTGCCCTGTGTCAACCCCCTGAGTGCACTGCAGTCCGTCCTGAACAATCACCTGGGCAAAGCCACTGAGCCCTTACAGCCTCAATCCaactgcagccccagctctagCACAATTTCCATGTTCCACAAACCCAATCTAAACATGATGGAGAAGCCAGTTTTATCTCCCGCTCCAACCCCACCAAAGCCTGCAAGCGTATCCAGGCACTATTTGTTTGAAAACAATGATCAGCCTATTGACCTGACCAAATCCAAAGGCAAGAAAGCTGAGTCAGCTCAAGCACAATCTTGTACTTCTCCACCTCAAAAGCACGCTCTGTCTGACATCGCCGACATGGTCAAAGTTCTTCCCAAAGCTACCACACCAAAACCTGCTGCATCCTCAAGGATCCCGTCCATGAAGTTGGAAATAGATGTCCGACGCTTCGAGGACGTCTCCACGGAAGTCTCCACTCTGCATAAAAGGAAGGGCAGGCAGTCAAACTGGAACCCTCAGCATCTGCTCATTTTGCAAGCTCAGTTTGCTTCCAGTCTCTTCCAGACATCTGAAGGTAAATATTTATTATCAGATCTAGGCCCACAAGAGCGCATGCAGATTTCCAAATTCACTGGACTGTCGATGACCACCATCAGCCACTGGTTGGCAAATGTCAAGTATCAACTTAGGAAAACCGGAGGAACAAAGTTTTTGAAAAACATGGACAAAGGACATCCAGTCTTTTATTGCAGTGACTGTGCATCTCAGTTCCGAACCCCCTCTACTTACATTAGCCACTTAGAATCCCACCTAGGTTTCCAAATGAAAGACATGAACAggctggctgtggagcagcaaaCCAAGGTAGAGCAAGAAATCTCCAGAGTTTCAGTTCAAAGATCTCCTGAAACAATAGCTGGAGAAGAGGACACAGACTCTAAGTTCAAATGTAAGTTGTGCTGTCGGACATTTGCGAGCAAACATGCAGTAAAACTTCATCTAAGCAAAACACACAGCAAGTCACCAGAACACCATTCACAATTTGTAGCAGAAGTGGATGAAGAATAA
- the TSHZ2 gene encoding teashirt homolog 2 isoform X2: MPRRKQQAPKRAAGYVQEEDIKEEEDIKEEEEDDDDNNSTAQLQSSNDTGTDEEHEVGPEQKGNFSFQNSPVSHISNQDAENESLLSDSSDHVADIKNICSREPQDPKSSAHPKAQSEAHDCMDKMTAVYANILSDSYWTGLGLGFKLSNSEKRSCDNRNGGNKADFDWHQDALSKSLQQNLPSRPVSKPNLFSSVQLYRQSSKMCGTVFTGASRFRCRQCSAAYDTLVELTVHMNETGHYQDDNHKKDKHRPTSYSKPRKRAFQDMDKEDAQKVLKCMFCGDSFDSLQDLSVHMIKTKHYQKVPLKEPVPTISSKMVTPAKKRVFDVNRPCSPDSTTGSFSDTFSPQKNANLQLSSNNRYGYQNGASYTWQFEACKSQILKCMECGSSHDTLQQLTTHMMVTGHFLKVTSSASKKGKQLVLDPLAVEKMQSLSEAPASDSPVSKSTSKSSAECIGPASELKKESKKDKTDDANKDEKAMKTEEYEDTLQKPLDPTMKYQYLREEDLEDGSKGGGDILKSLENTVTTAINKAQNGAPSWSAYPSIHAAYQLSEGAKPSLPVGSQVLQIRPTMTNKLRPIAPKWKVMPLVPISANVSQCTQVKKEAEEKEEVHKDYAKESVQAEPASLSQSEREPLLKAEASVEPKKTEPCPLKEEDKIKEDSGKEKPVLKEPPAASLSNGCAAANHSSELPCVNPLSALQSVLNNHLGKATEPLQPQSNCSPSSSTISMFHKPNLNMMEKPVLSPAPTPPKPASVSRHYLFENNDQPIDLTKSKGKKAESAQAQSCTSPPQKHALSDIADMVKVLPKATTPKPAASSRIPSMKLEIDVRRFEDVSTEVSTLHKRKGRQSNWNPQHLLILQAQFASSLFQTSEGKYLLSDLGPQERMQISKFTGLSMTTISHWLANVKYQLRKTGGTKFLKNMDKGHPVFYCSDCASQFRTPSTYISHLESHLGFQMKDMNRLAVEQQTKVEQEISRVSVQRSPETIAGEEDTDSKFK; encoded by the coding sequence GTTATGTCCAAGAGGAAGATataaaggaagaggaagatataaaggaggaggaagaagatgacGATGACAACAACTCcactgctcagctgcagagcagcaatgaCACTGGCACGGATGAGGAGCACGAAGTGGGTCCTGAGCAGAAAGGGAACTTTAGTTTCCAGAATTCCCCTGTCAGTCACATATCCAACCAGGACGCAGAGAACGAATCGCTGCTGAGTGACAGTAGTGACCATGTGGCAGATATCAAAAACATCTGCTCCAGGGAGCCCCAGGACCCCAAAAGCAGCGCCCACCCCAAAGCCCAGAGCGAAGCACACGATTGCATGGATAAAATGACAGCAGTCTATGCCAACATCCTGTCGGACTCTTACTGGACAGGCTTGGGGCTGGGTTTCAAGTTGTCCAACTCTGAAAAGAGGAGTTGCGACAACAGGAACGGAGGGAACAAAGCTGATTTCGATTGGCACCAAGACGCACTGTCCAAAAGCCTGCAGCAGAATTTACCTTCCAGGCCTGTCTCCAAGCCCAACCTGTTCAGCTCAGTGCAGCTCtacaggcagagcagcaaaatgTGCGGGACTGTGTTCACGGGCGCCAGCCGGTTCCGCTGCCGGCAGTGCAGCGCTGCCTACGACACCCTGGTAGAGCTCACGGTCCACATGAACGAGACAGGCCACTACCAGGATGACAACCACAAAAAGGACAAGCACAGACCTACCAGCTACTCCAAGCCCCGGAAAAGGGCCTTCCAGGACATGGACAAGGAAGATGCACAAAAAGTTCTGAAGTGTATGTTCTGTGGTGACTCTTTTGATTCCCTTCAAGATCTGAGTGTTCATatgataaaaacaaaacattacCAAAAAGTGCCTTTGAAGGAGCCGGTACCAACCATTTCTTCAAAAATGGTCACTCCAGCCAAGAAACGTGTGTTTGATGTGAACAGGCCTTGCTCCCCCGACTCCACAACAGGGTCTTTCTCAGACACCTTCTCTCCCCAGAAGAACGCGAACCTGCAGCTCTCCTCCAACAATCGCTACGGGTACCAGAACGGGGCCAGCTACACCTGGCAGTTCGAGGCCTGCAAATCCCAGATTTTGAAGTGTATGGAATGTGGAAGCTCCCATGATACCTTGCAGCAGCTCACAACCCATATGATGGTCACTGGCCATTTCTTGAAAGTCACAAGTTCAGcttcaaagaaaggaaagcaactTGTTCTGGATCCTTTAGCTGTGGAAAAAATGCAGTCGCTGTCTGAAGCACCAGCCAGTGACAGCCCTGTTTCAAAATCAACCAGTAAATCATCTGCAGAATGCATAGGTCCTGCTTCTgaacttaaaaaagaaagtaaaaaagataaaactgaTGATGCAAACAAAGATGAGAAAGCAATGAAAACTGAGGAGTACGAAGACACTCTTCAGAAACCCCTGGATCCCACAATGAAATATCAGTACCTCCGAGAAGAAGATTTAGAAGATGGTTCAAAGGGCGGTGGGGACATTTTAAAGTCCTTGGAGAACACTGTCACGACAGCCATCAATAAAGCTCAGAACGGAGCTCCCAGCTGGAGTGCATATCCCAGCATCCACGCAGCTTACCAGCTCTCCGAGGGAGCCAAGCCGTCCCTGCCTGTGGGATCCCAGGTGCTCCAAATCAGGCCAACCATGACCAATAAATTGAGGCCCATAGCACCCAAGTGGAAGGTGATGCCTCTGGTCCCTATCTCAGCAAACGTGAGCCAGTGCACTCAAGTGAAGAAGGAggctgaggagaaggaggaggtaCATAAGGACTATGCTAAGGAGAGTGTCCAGGCTGAGCCGGCCTCACTCAGCCAGAGTGAGAGGGAACCTCTCCTCAAAGCTGAAGCCTCTGTGGAGCCAAAAAAGACAGAACCGTGTCCCTTGAAAGAAGAAGACAAAATTAAAGAGgacagtggaaaagaaaagccagtCCTCAAGGAGCCACCAGCAGCTTCTCTCAGTAATGGTTGTGCTGCTGCCAACCATTCCTCGGAGCTGCCCTGTGTCAACCCCCTGAGTGCACTGCAGTCCGTCCTGAACAATCACCTGGGCAAAGCCACTGAGCCCTTACAGCCTCAATCCaactgcagccccagctctagCACAATTTCCATGTTCCACAAACCCAATCTAAACATGATGGAGAAGCCAGTTTTATCTCCCGCTCCAACCCCACCAAAGCCTGCAAGCGTATCCAGGCACTATTTGTTTGAAAACAATGATCAGCCTATTGACCTGACCAAATCCAAAGGCAAGAAAGCTGAGTCAGCTCAAGCACAATCTTGTACTTCTCCACCTCAAAAGCACGCTCTGTCTGACATCGCCGACATGGTCAAAGTTCTTCCCAAAGCTACCACACCAAAACCTGCTGCATCCTCAAGGATCCCGTCCATGAAGTTGGAAATAGATGTCCGACGCTTCGAGGACGTCTCCACGGAAGTCTCCACTCTGCATAAAAGGAAGGGCAGGCAGTCAAACTGGAACCCTCAGCATCTGCTCATTTTGCAAGCTCAGTTTGCTTCCAGTCTCTTCCAGACATCTGAAGGTAAATATTTATTATCAGATCTAGGCCCACAAGAGCGCATGCAGATTTCCAAATTCACTGGACTGTCGATGACCACCATCAGCCACTGGTTGGCAAATGTCAAGTATCAACTTAGGAAAACCGGAGGAACAAAGTTTTTGAAAAACATGGACAAAGGACATCCAGTCTTTTATTGCAGTGACTGTGCATCTCAGTTCCGAACCCCCTCTACTTACATTAGCCACTTAGAATCCCACCTAGGTTTCCAAATGAAAGACATGAACAggctggctgtggagcagcaaaCCAAGGTAGAGCAAGAAATCTCCAGAGTTTCAGTTCAAAGATCTCCTGAAACAATAGCTGGAGAAGAGGACACAGACTCTAAGTTCAAAT
- the TSHZ2 gene encoding teashirt homolog 2 isoform X3, whose translation MPRRKQQAPKRAAGYVQEEDIKEEEDIKEEEEDDDDNNSTAQLQSSNDTGTDEEHEVGPEQKGNFSFQNSPVSHISNQDAENESLLSDSSDHVADIKNICSREPQDPKSSAHPKAQSEAHDCMDKMTAVYANILSDSYWTGLGLGFKLSNSEKRSCDNRNGGNKADFDWHQDALSKSLQQNLPSRPVSKPNLFSSVQLYRQSSKMCGTVFTGASRFRCRQCSAAYDTLVELTVHMNETGHYQDDNHKKDKHRPTSYSKPRKRAFQDMDKEDAQKVLKCMFCGDSFDSLQDLSVHMIKTKHYQKVPLKEPVPTISSKMVTPAKKRVFDVNRPCSPDSTTGSFSDTFSPQKNANLQLSSNNRYGYQNGASYTWQFEACKSQILKCMECGSSHDTLQQLTTHMMVTGHFLKVTSSASKKGKQLVLDPLAVEKMQSLSEAPASDSPVSKSTSKSSAECIGPASELKKESKKDKTDDANKDEKAMKTEEYEDTLQKPLDPTMKYQYLREEDLEDGSKGGGDILKSLENTVTTAINKAQNGAPSWSAYPSIHAAYQLSEGAKPSLPVGSQVLQIRPTMTNKLRPIAPKWKVMPLVPISANVSQCTQVKKEAEEKEEVHKDYAKESVQAEPASLSQSEREPLLKAEASVEPKKTEPCPLKEEDKIKEDSGKEKPVLKEPPAASLSNGCAAANHSSELPCVNPLSALQSVLNNHLGKATEPLQPQSNCSPSSSTISMFHKPNLNMMEKPVLSPAPTPPKPASVSRHYLFENNDQPIDLTKSKGKKAESAQAQSCTSPPQKHALSDIADMVKVLPKATTPKPAASSRIPSMKLEIDVRRFEDVSTEVSTLHKRKGRQSNWNPQHLLILQAQFASSLFQTSEGRLP comes from the coding sequence GTTATGTCCAAGAGGAAGATataaaggaagaggaagatataaaggaggaggaagaagatgacGATGACAACAACTCcactgctcagctgcagagcagcaatgaCACTGGCACGGATGAGGAGCACGAAGTGGGTCCTGAGCAGAAAGGGAACTTTAGTTTCCAGAATTCCCCTGTCAGTCACATATCCAACCAGGACGCAGAGAACGAATCGCTGCTGAGTGACAGTAGTGACCATGTGGCAGATATCAAAAACATCTGCTCCAGGGAGCCCCAGGACCCCAAAAGCAGCGCCCACCCCAAAGCCCAGAGCGAAGCACACGATTGCATGGATAAAATGACAGCAGTCTATGCCAACATCCTGTCGGACTCTTACTGGACAGGCTTGGGGCTGGGTTTCAAGTTGTCCAACTCTGAAAAGAGGAGTTGCGACAACAGGAACGGAGGGAACAAAGCTGATTTCGATTGGCACCAAGACGCACTGTCCAAAAGCCTGCAGCAGAATTTACCTTCCAGGCCTGTCTCCAAGCCCAACCTGTTCAGCTCAGTGCAGCTCtacaggcagagcagcaaaatgTGCGGGACTGTGTTCACGGGCGCCAGCCGGTTCCGCTGCCGGCAGTGCAGCGCTGCCTACGACACCCTGGTAGAGCTCACGGTCCACATGAACGAGACAGGCCACTACCAGGATGACAACCACAAAAAGGACAAGCACAGACCTACCAGCTACTCCAAGCCCCGGAAAAGGGCCTTCCAGGACATGGACAAGGAAGATGCACAAAAAGTTCTGAAGTGTATGTTCTGTGGTGACTCTTTTGATTCCCTTCAAGATCTGAGTGTTCATatgataaaaacaaaacattacCAAAAAGTGCCTTTGAAGGAGCCGGTACCAACCATTTCTTCAAAAATGGTCACTCCAGCCAAGAAACGTGTGTTTGATGTGAACAGGCCTTGCTCCCCCGACTCCACAACAGGGTCTTTCTCAGACACCTTCTCTCCCCAGAAGAACGCGAACCTGCAGCTCTCCTCCAACAATCGCTACGGGTACCAGAACGGGGCCAGCTACACCTGGCAGTTCGAGGCCTGCAAATCCCAGATTTTGAAGTGTATGGAATGTGGAAGCTCCCATGATACCTTGCAGCAGCTCACAACCCATATGATGGTCACTGGCCATTTCTTGAAAGTCACAAGTTCAGcttcaaagaaaggaaagcaactTGTTCTGGATCCTTTAGCTGTGGAAAAAATGCAGTCGCTGTCTGAAGCACCAGCCAGTGACAGCCCTGTTTCAAAATCAACCAGTAAATCATCTGCAGAATGCATAGGTCCTGCTTCTgaacttaaaaaagaaagtaaaaaagataaaactgaTGATGCAAACAAAGATGAGAAAGCAATGAAAACTGAGGAGTACGAAGACACTCTTCAGAAACCCCTGGATCCCACAATGAAATATCAGTACCTCCGAGAAGAAGATTTAGAAGATGGTTCAAAGGGCGGTGGGGACATTTTAAAGTCCTTGGAGAACACTGTCACGACAGCCATCAATAAAGCTCAGAACGGAGCTCCCAGCTGGAGTGCATATCCCAGCATCCACGCAGCTTACCAGCTCTCCGAGGGAGCCAAGCCGTCCCTGCCTGTGGGATCCCAGGTGCTCCAAATCAGGCCAACCATGACCAATAAATTGAGGCCCATAGCACCCAAGTGGAAGGTGATGCCTCTGGTCCCTATCTCAGCAAACGTGAGCCAGTGCACTCAAGTGAAGAAGGAggctgaggagaaggaggaggtaCATAAGGACTATGCTAAGGAGAGTGTCCAGGCTGAGCCGGCCTCACTCAGCCAGAGTGAGAGGGAACCTCTCCTCAAAGCTGAAGCCTCTGTGGAGCCAAAAAAGACAGAACCGTGTCCCTTGAAAGAAGAAGACAAAATTAAAGAGgacagtggaaaagaaaagccagtCCTCAAGGAGCCACCAGCAGCTTCTCTCAGTAATGGTTGTGCTGCTGCCAACCATTCCTCGGAGCTGCCCTGTGTCAACCCCCTGAGTGCACTGCAGTCCGTCCTGAACAATCACCTGGGCAAAGCCACTGAGCCCTTACAGCCTCAATCCaactgcagccccagctctagCACAATTTCCATGTTCCACAAACCCAATCTAAACATGATGGAGAAGCCAGTTTTATCTCCCGCTCCAACCCCACCAAAGCCTGCAAGCGTATCCAGGCACTATTTGTTTGAAAACAATGATCAGCCTATTGACCTGACCAAATCCAAAGGCAAGAAAGCTGAGTCAGCTCAAGCACAATCTTGTACTTCTCCACCTCAAAAGCACGCTCTGTCTGACATCGCCGACATGGTCAAAGTTCTTCCCAAAGCTACCACACCAAAACCTGCTGCATCCTCAAGGATCCCGTCCATGAAGTTGGAAATAGATGTCCGACGCTTCGAGGACGTCTCCACGGAAGTCTCCACTCTGCATAAAAGGAAGGGCAGGCAGTCAAACTGGAACCCTCAGCATCTGCTCATTTTGCAAGCTCAGTTTGCTTCCAGTCTCTTCCAGACATCTGAAG